The nucleotide window AATCTCCCTATCATATGCCCCACagtagtttatattttataatatgtaacagaaaataaggaataGACTTTTTCTATTTTCATCCACATTTTGTTCTCGGTTTTTTGCAGGGGATCAGAGGCCCAGATCAAATCTATGTAAAGGTATCCAATCAGTTAAGCTACCAGTCAATGCAAATGCTATACTGTCTGCTTGTCAGTTTCTTCCAGATAATTACtatttttcctcctcttcatcagtcCTGTGGGGAGATCATCTTTTCATTGATGGATGGCTACATCAAGATCGGTATTGGCTTCTGCTTTGGATTTGCTGTTATAGCAGTAAGTGCCACTGTTGTTTTCCTTTGTAACTAATTTGTGCTTTTTAAGAAATTTtactatttaataaaataatatttagtGATACTGTACTACACTTGGTTGAGGTCTGCTTGGTCACCATTATTTATTAATCATACACaatgttgggaaggttacttttaaaatgtattccgctacagattacagaatacatgccccaaaatgtattttgtaacgtattccgttacattactcaatgagagtaacatattcggaatactttggattacttaatatattatcatgctttttacaactacatgaatgtactattgctgtgtgatttattactattactgaaggctactcgccatacAAATAGCAactatatttttaaatcttacagtaacagtagggtggacattaggtaaggctgcactttttgcagcgatctcgtatagaaaactattccgtgcgtatataaaacaggttcGCGattccgaaccgtagtaaagggacctctggctaacaTGTCGGGTTTGTGTCGGGCttgtagccgaaaactagctagCTAACTAGCTTGTCTGGGTCagctttgctagcgagagacacgAGAGTTgatgaaaggctgctccaacggaatttattgttttggaggaaaatacgaacacagtgtacagttgagtcttaatagcttacttacaactgggctcatcAGGTGGAATTACCAAAAGTAGAGAGAGCaaagcctaacatatgaaacaagaaaagaccgccgtgtaatccatttatttcaacaacgtaactgtattctgaataccaccttttaaaACGGTAACTggaacggaatacagttactgatattttgtattttaaatacgtgaCGCCGgcacatgtattccgttactccccaacactgataaTACAGATCTAAAAACAAGTATCTAATATTTAAGACCATTTCcactgtgacagtttgaactgtgaatcttAAGTGTATTAACTTCAGCGTATAGCAAGTTGATACAGGTAGCATATCTCCCACCACATACCTAGTAACAAGCTTCAGAGTAAAAGGTAGTCATTGCAATGTTGGAGCAATAGCAGTTATATCATTATACTCCTCAGTGGGTCTCACCACTACCATTATTGAgctgcacttaaaaaaaaaatctgagtcTTTTGTGAACTAACCACCTGTTCATCTGCCTGTCTTTATAGCTGCTGGGCCTGCTCATTACCATCTTCATGATTCATCAGGTCAAACATAATGACACTGCTGGAACCGTTTATGCCATGAGGAGCTACTGACACAAAGATCCGCACACTTATGTTCTCTGACTTTAACCTTTGCAGCTTTCCTAAGTTAGGCTGTAACAAACAGACTCAGAGGTTAGGACACGGTCGTGTGTTTTTTATGGTACCGTGGCATGCTGCAGCACTTTTCTCTCTCGCAGCTTTTTTATGTGCaacataaaaaaaccaaacatgttttttttttttcaaaatcctCATATCACTTTTATGTTGTTTGATGTCACGTAGTATTGTAGTAATCTTATGCAGATACATTTTAGAAAGTATACTGAAACTCCAAATCTTTTTTAATCTGTGGAGAATTAAGTTGTTGAGGAGGATAGTAGATTTTACTGGTTGTtgtcaaaaaaagaagaaaacaagtgaaaactTCAACTAAATTTAATTTTGgaaatttccagttaaattTCTGGATGGTGTCAAACGGAAGAAAAAAGCTGAAGGACATGACTCATACATCACGAGACAAAAAGTCTTCTCTTACTTTAAATCTTATTGGAGGTAATTTTTCTAGCACTATGGTGGTAtaggaaacaaaaaacatcttagTTACAAGCTAGTTAACTTCTTTATCAACTGGcaagtttattgtttatttcaaAAAGGAGGTtaataatctttattattattattatgttcaCATTAAAGCCAAAACCTCCTCGCATTAAATGATCCAGTCAGAATGGCATTTAACCTGACACCTGCCTGTGATTGTAAAGGaatataaaaacaatttaatgtatttaaaaaattattttgttgtttctttggatGCAGGAAGCACTTCAGtcatagtttcattttaaaatagtttttctgTGGTTATTCAATAGTTGAATtgtaaaaccaaaccaaaacaaagcatTGTCCAGTTAAGGTGCATTTGAGTAAACTGAGCTTTTGTCAGAGCTCCTGGGTCGTTTTGAGTTCATTTGTTCTTTGCCCTTGCTTAAGAGATTTCTTAACCATTTTTCAGTGTTCTTGTAATTATGTTTTTGGTTATATGCTGGAGCTTTAGGTTTTGGATGATAATTCAGTCCTTGAATCTTAGTAAATGTCTTTTTCCACTAAGTATTCTTCTTAAGGGTTTGGTTGCCTTCCCTGTGTCTTGTCCAGTCTCTAGTCTGTGTTCCCTGTGATTTCTGTGTCCCTTCCCCGATGTACAGGTTAGTTAGTTCCTGGCTCCAGCGTTACCTGAATTTCGTAGTGTAATGTTTTCGTATTTCTGCATTAAAGTCGCTTTTTAAGTTTAAGCCTTCTCTcgagagtcctgcatttgggtccacctTCAGCCTGCCTCATGGCTACATGTGACAGCATGTGTGTACTAGAAAATTACCACTAAAACATTTAtatctgtgtaggttctcagtcgtCCAGGTTatggtaatctaaggagcttggaaagaaaagcaactaGACTTCTTTGAaattcttgaagatgtttcatctCTCATCCAAGAAACTTCTTAATTTCTAagaccaaatggtggagagtctcATATTTTAAACCCTACTGTGAGTTGCCCATAAAGAGGCTCATTGACCTactattgatcatgtgcctAATCACATCacagccaaggtgtgaaaatgggtgttgaaagattttattatgtttatgtttagaagtacatttcatttaaggttttctagatgtgtttgctctttttactagagaagttaCATTGTGCAagctcaacaggaagcctgcacacTGTGCAAGCTCAGCAGGAAGTCTGCACAGTTGTATGTTATCTCTTCCTGCATGTTTCTGAGACGCAAACAtgcttgagtataaataaaggctgacaactgctccagtGTGTGAGTCTCCTTCGAGCTCTCACCCGTgtgcacgttaatttgtaaaacctgtctggGTGTCATTTATTCTAACCTGAGTTACATTACAGGGAAACTCCCTACATTTCttggtcctccgagccggagGAACATAACACTTTTGTGTGATCCCACGGGAaaacctcatcgagtcctgacgtcgtgagaagcccgcgctgaagtctgtcgaaaGCTCCTGTCTAGGTACAGGATAAAAGAccagagacgtgaattcgggttctggccagcgttttTAGAAGTGGTCCACgacggtgggggtcgatgaggagGACCTGACAACCCGGCAATAACTCAACAAGCAGGTGAATATTGACACTCTGAGACACGTTGCGTAAAACCGTGTaagctcgcccagaggggctggtagcatGTAAAAGCTCGCCTGAAGAAGGctggtagcattttaaaataaaatagagctcGTCTGAAATAGGACTGGTAGCTCCCCTGTAGTGGGTAAAGTTAGCGCGCGCATAaaggtatttattgttttatttttgtgttgatggaataagttgattttacagcacaataaggaggctgaactattccattaatttgattactgttggccacccaagtactggtgaagagagaaaaaggtcgtgttttatcacgtaaagctgacaccgctttcaagaatagcttgaaagtagaaggcggtgtcaactacctctctcgattctcgtgccagagaaggtgccgcagttgtgtagttgtaaaggattaaaatgggtaacgaagcttcaaaactcactgctgacgagcagtggttagagaaaaaatgtccaggcgccagacaaattagtgcatgtagatggagaaatccaaaaaaaactaaatgtcccacatgggagggaaaatgtagcccctccgcattgactaaattaaaagaaaccctccaagtagaaataaatactgaaaagaatccaaagaagaaaacaaaacgtaTTCAAGAGTtgcaatattttaaagcatggaaagaggaggaagaaagacGTAGTGAAAAtagacaaaaaaagcaaaagaaaaaagaaacagcgtTACAAAGCCCACAGCCACCCCCTTATGTATCAATGCCGTCAGCACCAGAACCGCAATCAAAAAATCCGTTTATCAACCAACCTAACCCCTATGCTCAAGCCCGAAACGCATTAAACTGtatgactgtaaataaaaatccACAGGAAGACATAGGGAAAGATCCGTCAGGCAGGGACATGGGAGGAAGTGTTGACCCCCCAGGACCCTTTGAATTATTCTCAATGATAGCCACACCTAATCCTAGATTTGGACAGCTGACCGGTGGTGCAAATAATGAGCGAGATGAGAACCcaaacatatttgtttttagaCCATGGTCACAAAAAGATAGACAGAATGTACTCAAAGATGTCCCACCTTTAAATGAAGGCTTCATACAGTGGAGAGAAGCTGTCAAGTTAATTAGAAGACAGTGGTATTTAAATGGCCATGAAATGCTCCAAGTGATACAAGACTTGTTAGGATTAAAAATGGGAACAGTGAGGGAAGATTTTACAGGATCAGACGAACATGGTAGGGCCCtagcagaggtgggaccaagtcattgttttgcaagtctcaagtaagtcccaagtctttatcctcaagtcacaagtcaagtctcaagtaaagttaagcaagtcagagtcaagtcgtaagtcaagacagacaaccttcaagtcaagtcccaagtccgaaactttgaatttcaagtcctttcaagtcttttttttaaccctctggggtcccgggtataattggccgttcttgactacttttgattttacatctatatttcacttttaaaatatgtttttcttgccttgtttggtatcattatttacagcacaacctcaaatatctgaaatttgagttatttttttcattttggtatactatattagcacagttgatctaaattcagacaaaaaattcagaatccgagtagaaaaaagttatatttttttacatgtttaacgaatcattttcataacttgaaaagcaaatagaaattgtacatttctaaaaattatgcacaagttttccaaacaacaaagttatatggtactatttacctaaaaatgcagccaaggcctcaggcgttttttatataaccatttaaatctatttacagaacaatcaggtgtgctgcatcaaataagaaggcacacaaattatttgtgccagtccaaaaaatgtagtttgtgttcagtataagacagaggagaacaccacagacctaaaccctgcaggtctgacaactggaggtgcaacagtccagttttctatgtggagacagcgtttacactggaatctgcctttgacagcttttttagatcaaatatgaaattcagcagtctaactgacacacaatacaaaacaataactacacaacaaactaactctagcctccaaacacgctaaacgtcactaatgtctcacatatgaaaactctctctctctttctttcgctcgcccgctttccgtcgtgggtgtcactcctaaaaacttccccttctccctaaacaaccaaatgtcacatgttgccttatcatttttttgattggctgacatggtaaactctaacaccaatagggaaggggtgttttttctttttcttttttcactcgcaagtggagagcgtatgctaggctgtctgtagtaaacgccgtttttgtctagcatccctgttgagaataacctttgcaaataaacaacagctaataacataagatcaaaatattttatttgatgtattgacataaatgacagaagaaaaaggccatgtatagcaggactactcaattacacactaaggtgggccagattttctaaccaaaaaaaaatttccctggctcagacacgcaaaagttaaacacgaccatacactaattgcaaattaaacacagtgattttgaattgtgatgtgatggtaaaataaatatttgtcagtctaaactgggttaaatctacggggttaatgatggggaggagacggacaGAAACTCTCTTccctgagtacagctacagaacccactttctgaaacggaccctgctcaccattcaccgacaattctgagctaacaagttgcatgttattcttggatgcgcttgcaggaccggatttaaaatagcatgacaaacatatcatacctgttaaagccaaacagtatcatcaacgtagcccgaagaacatttgctaataagatgaagttagctaagtcagctatttcatcgtagcaaaaaaaaaagaaaaaaaaaaagcaccacctaccgttctttattcaacttcaaatgtcggacaaagttggaagttgttccatctccgtctgtgattctcttcttgcatgttttgcatattgcatttcgttttttgttgactacttcgtagtttatgtacccgaaagaaattactcttggaagcatttttggctcgagcgtttttgttcttgtttttttcaaatctggttaatttgattggctgtgctacagcccacgctcaaatacatacggagtgtggtaagaatgaatgaatgaataaagtgaattaatggtccacactttttatataatatgtatgttaaattttagatttgggtaaaatatcaagtcttttcaagtaaacaggttcaagtccaattcaagtcccaagtcactggtgtaaaagtccaagtcaagtcacaagtcttacaacctcttttcaagtcaagtctaaagtcataaaattaatgactcgagtctgactcgagtccaagtcatgtgactcgaatCCACACCTCTGGGCCCTAGCTCCTGTATCTGCTGACTTACAAACTGCCATAACACACTTGTATGAGCGGATTAGAGTCCGCCTGGCCCCCAGAGCAGATTATGCAAAAATAGGAGAagtaaaacaaaaggaagccGAGACAGCACCAGACTTCCTCGACCGGCTACGCCCGGTTTTTAGACAGCATTCAGGCCTAGATTATGAAGAAGGCCCAGAGAGACCATACGAACAGCAATTAAAGAACGCATTCTTAAACGGTCTCCTTCCCCCAGTTAGAGCCCATGTTGAAAAACACTGGGTGACAATGAACACCGGTAACCTAACAGATGCTCTGCAGTATGCAGAACATGCAACCCGAGtgctaaaaaagaaagagaaaggaggTGTTTTCACTGTGGATCCTGAAACAGGATTCGTGGCATTTGCTGGTGGATACAGAGGACAGAGACAGGGACAGCAGAGGAACAAAGGAAGGAGAAGAGCAGGTTTCAGAGGAGATAGAAGGGACAAAAATGATAGAGACAATCGCTGTTATAACTGCGGAAAGGAAGGACACTTTGCAAGAGACTGTAGGAATAGAAGTGAGGATCAGAGTAAGTGACtagaacaggaaacagaagaggAAACAGAAATTTTCAACATAGAACAGTTGCTCCTAGGTTCTGAACACAAACCCACAGTAACAATCCATGTCAGTGGCCAACCTTGTGACACTGGAGCATGTAAAACCGTGCTAAATCAAAAGCCCAAAAATTTTAAATACTCAAGTGACACCCTGATAGTTAAATCTGCGTCAGGCCACACCAGTGTTAAATCATTAACAGAAGGATTGTTGCTAGTACACAAAGAAAGCGGCAGAAGTTGTAAGAACCAATGTATATATGACCCATCCTGCCCAGTCAACCTTTTAGGGAGAGATGCTTTAGAAAAACTAAAGATCGGTGTAGTGCCAGGGCCAGAGGGCATGTATGCTAAACTAATGTTGCATGAAAAGCAAAGTCCTGAGGCCGGTCAGCTTACTGTGTGTGAAGGACAGGGTGAACCCCACTATTATTGGACACTAGACCTGCCTCCATTAGAACCCTTGCAGCATATAGCAAATCGCTATTTGCCAACTCATTCAAGAAAGCTAGACTTTACTGATTACCACAACACCTTAAGGTTCAAACAAAGCCCAGGTCATGACTCCATATATGACCAACAAGTGCACAGACTAGGACCGCAGAAACTCACACTGCAACACCTTTATGTTACCCAAAGCGGCAACGCAGTGTGTTCTGTAATACAGCCAGAAAAGGTACAAGAGCTAAACAGGATGCCAAAACCACATGTGTCAGTAGCACGCAATGACAATACAGACTGGAAAGACTTAGGCCGTATCCTCACTCAGGTTGAAAGGGACAGATATGAGACAattgaagaaacacatgaagggtgGTTTCAGGGCCGTAGAACAGGATGTATGAGGTACACATTAGGGTGGGTACTCACAACACAGCCAGCAACCCACATGACTGACTGCGCAGATGCACACATGCACGAAGTTAGTGAGGATTGATACACACTCTCTTTAGAGCAACATCCAGAACTAGAAGAACTACCTGCAAAGCTGTGGTCTATAGGACCAACAGACGTAGGACTAATTAAAGGAGCAGATCCTGTTGTAGTAAAAACTATCACAACTTACAGGCCAGTAAAACCACAGTATCCCCTCACAACAGAAGCCAAAGCAGGAATAAAACCAGTAATTGCAGACATGGAATAGGCAGGcatcttaataaaaacaactaaagtaacCTGTAACACACCTATTTTcccagtgaaaaaagcaaataCGGGAAAGTACTGTCTAgtacaggggtcggcaacccgcggctccggagccgcatgtggctctttagtccttatagtgcggctccgggtggtttgggaaaataaattagaagtatttcgctgaagtgtattttatttatgttagttcttttaaatttgtagttctaaattggaagattattgtgatattgaaatataaatataaaattatattctattattttttcctcactcaatataagcgtcacactcgcggaagccggtattcccgccgaaacaccgtgcatttatcgagactttcaaccccaggtaggccaattatggatcttcggatccacattatgtcagcagctccaccgtgaactatgttaaagacaaacactgctcatgcctcacagacgacagatgacagcttacagtcctgtgtaaacgtgattgcgggtgccgctcaggtgcgtccgcctcccctgcagcggcgctgcagaccacgcccccgccgcacgcattaaccaggtaaaatacatatttaggcagaattttgcaaatatctatttttaatttttcagcagcatagagcttttttaccaattattttttaaaagtcaggtcaaggctccaacagcccaaaggagacataagggaggcggctcacaacagtttttgtttgctacatggatcattttagttcagctgggtgtctttgcttttgttatatttctttaagagttcaaaatgtgttgattacataaataaaatgtaattttctctgtagcacttcgtggatttcataagcagcacacttTGCCTCACCTCACCTTACCTTGTtcacacaaaggaaaaaaacaatatatacagtgttatcttcattttagatgtcaaaaagtatttgcggctcccagtgttttcttttgtgtggaaaccgggtccaagtggctctttgggtgtaaaaggttgcagacccctggtctagtACATGACCTCAGAGCAATAAATGAAGTAACAGAACAAATCCCGCCTGTGGTAGCAAATCCACACACACTTCTGAATCAAGTGACCCCCAAGGAACAGTGGTTTTCAGTTATAGATCTGTCAAATGCATTCTTTTCTGTACCACTGCACCCTGACTCGCAGCATCTGTTCGGGTTCACCTTTGAGAGTCAAAAGTACACATACACAAGGTTACCTCAGGGTTTTCAGAACAGCCCCACCCTGTACGCAGAGGCTCTAAAAAAGTCCATGTCACTGTGCACACTCCCCGCGCCGGGGCAGTTTCTCTTGTATGTAGATGATATACTCATCACAGGGTACACACAAGCAGACTGCAAAGCAAACACAATGACAGTGTTACACCATTTAGTTGAGCAGGGCCATAAAGTCTCACAGCACAAACTACAACTGTGGAGCCCAAAGGTCACATAcctcgcacacacactcacaggggAAGGGAAAACACTGTTAGACAGCAGAAAACTAGCAGTACAAAATGCTCCAAAACCACTCACGAAGCAACAAATGATGAGCTTTTTAGGTCTTTGCAATTATTGTAGAAGTTGGATACCTGAATATGCTTCCTTAGCTCAGCCTTTGCAGAATCTAATTTATGGTAAAAATCTAGCATTGAAAGATAAATTAGAATGGACACCAGAAGCAGAAAAAGCGTTCAGCAATCTAAAACTCGCACTCCAAACACGTACAGTTTTAGCATTGCCAGATTATGACAAACCTTTCTACTTGCATGTAGACGGAGGTGCAGGCTACATGAAGGCTGTTTTAACGCAGGCCTTCGAGGAAAAGCAACGTCCACTTGCATTTTACTCGTGCAAATTAGACTCGGTTGCATCAGGTTTGCCTACGTGCGTGCAGgcctgtgcagctgcagcagaggcagttaaaaAGTCTGCTGATATCGTTCTGGGACACACATTGATTATCAAAGTCCCACATGCTGTAACCTCCATCTTGTTGCAAGCAAATTTGTCTTATCTCACACATGCAAGACAACTTTCCTATGTAGGCATTTTGCTTTCACAGTCACATATCAAAATTGAGAAGTGTGGCCAGTTAAACCCCAGCACACTTCTCCCCACTCTGCAAGATGGTGACGCACACTGCTGTATAAAGAAGCTAGATGAGGAAACAAAACCACGCGCTGACATTTACAGCACACCACAAGCTGGTTTCGTTAACGTCTTTGTAGACGGTTCAGCGTTCAAAAATAGCTTCGGGCGAAACTGTGTAGGTTATGCAGTAACCACAGCAGACACAgttttagaagcaaaagcactaacttcctcacactctgcacaaAGCGTAGAACTTACAGCTGTTATACGTGCATGTCAACTGCATGAAGGACAAGACATAAACATACACACTGACAGccagtatgtttttgcagcagtacatcattttgcaaaaatttgGCAGAATAGAGGTATGATTACTTCTACTGGCAATCCagtgcaacatggaaatcttttaaaggcactgttggaagtgataacattgccaaaacagttagcattatg belongs to Oreochromis niloticus isolate F11D_XX linkage group LG17, O_niloticus_UMD_NMBU, whole genome shotgun sequence and includes:
- the LOC112842697 gene encoding uncharacterized protein LOC112842697, with protein sequence MPSAPEPQSKNPFINQPNPYAQARNALNCMTVNKNPQEDIGKDPSGRDMGGSVDPPGPFELFSMIATPNPRFGQLTGGANNERDENPNIFVFRPWSQKDRQNVLKDVPPLNEGFIQWREAVKLIRRQWYLNGHEMLQVIQDLLGLKMGTVREDFTGSDEHGRALAPVSADLQTAITHLYERIRVRLAPRADYAKIGEVKQKEAETAPDFLDRLRPVFRQHSGLDYEEGPERPYEQQLKNAFLNGLLPPVRAHVEKHWVTMNTGNLTDALQYAEHATRVLKKKEKGGVFTVDPETGFVAFAGGYRGQRQGQQRNKGRRRAGFRGDRRDKNDRDNRCYNCGKEGHFARDCRNRSEDQSK